A DNA window from Selenomonas sp. oral taxon 126 contains the following coding sequences:
- a CDS encoding serine hydroxymethyltransferase, producing the protein MKKEEMLNHLKAFDPAIFTLLQDEIQRQRCTLSLVPTVNAMSPLAAFLEGSALANSTLEGCGERHASSVEELVRTRAQELFGSEHAVVRLGNIAAASRVAFLALLQPGDKVLSFNLRKQEHCAGLSYHFENFGIDPTLQKVDWDEVMAMAERIKPRLIIFSPVSYPCVPNYERLAAVAHAVGAYLWIDIGQCVGLVAAGLIPSPVAIADVVSFPTNDSLRGPDGAILLCKKELAPQMDAAVANTGHISLHMNHLAALGFALHAASQPKFRAYGEQVLANSRALAAALKERGINLLAGGTETHLILAAPAAGVDITDTVHALGRMGIYVKRDKIPTMRPEILLSALRLSTLNPTTRGLKEADMPVIADVLARTLSGKCPAEEEDATRMKIAKLLMDKPVFSEEWMNVDATAQTVAPSSDTGSVHEHAASERKSILKHLFQ; encoded by the coding sequence CCATCTGAAGGCATTTGACCCCGCGATCTTCACTCTCCTGCAGGACGAGATTCAGCGGCAGCGCTGCACCCTCTCACTGGTGCCGACGGTCAACGCCATGTCGCCGCTCGCCGCCTTTCTCGAGGGGAGTGCGCTCGCGAACAGCACCCTCGAGGGCTGTGGGGAGCGTCATGCCAGCTCCGTCGAGGAGCTCGTACGCACGCGTGCACAGGAACTCTTCGGCAGTGAGCACGCTGTCGTGCGACTCGGCAACATCGCCGCTGCCTCGCGCGTCGCATTTCTCGCGCTCCTGCAGCCGGGGGACAAGGTACTCTCCTTCAACCTGCGGAAACAGGAGCATTGCGCGGGACTGAGCTACCATTTTGAGAACTTCGGTATCGACCCGACACTCCAAAAGGTGGATTGGGATGAGGTCATGGCGATGGCGGAGCGGATCAAACCGCGCCTCATCATCTTCTCGCCCGTCAGCTATCCGTGCGTGCCGAACTACGAGCGGCTCGCCGCCGTTGCGCACGCCGTAGGCGCATATCTCTGGATCGACATCGGGCAGTGCGTCGGGCTCGTCGCGGCGGGACTCATCCCCTCGCCCGTGGCGATTGCCGACGTCGTCAGCTTCCCGACGAACGACTCGCTCCGAGGGCCTGACGGCGCGATCCTCCTCTGCAAAAAGGAGCTTGCGCCGCAGATGGATGCCGCCGTCGCGAACACGGGACATATCTCCCTGCACATGAACCACCTCGCAGCGCTCGGCTTTGCCCTGCACGCGGCAAGTCAGCCGAAATTCCGCGCGTACGGCGAGCAGGTGCTCGCGAATAGCCGGGCCCTCGCCGCTGCGCTCAAAGAACGCGGCATCAACCTCCTCGCGGGCGGCACCGAGACCCATCTCATCCTCGCCGCCCCCGCTGCGGGCGTTGACATCACAGACACCGTGCACGCCCTCGGACGCATGGGCATCTACGTCAAGCGCGACAAGATCCCGACCATGCGCCCCGAGATCCTGCTCTCCGCACTGCGCCTCTCGACGCTGAACCCGACCACGCGCGGGCTGAAGGAGGCGGATATGCCCGTCATCGCCGACGTGCTCGCACGCACCCTCAGCGGAAAATGCCCCGCCGAGGAGGAGGATGCCACGCGCATGAAGATCGCAAAGCTCCTCATGGACAAGCCCGTCTTTTCCGAGGAGTGGATGAACGTCGATGCCACCGCGCAGACCGTCGCCCCCTCCTCCGACACGGGCAGCGTCCACGAGCACGCCGCCAGCGAGCGCAAGTCCATCCTCAAGCATTTGTTCCAATAA
- a CDS encoding serine hydroxymethyltransferase, producing the protein MKRAEVVSHLKTFDPEIYNLLEEERQRQHYTLSLMPNMNAMSPFAKYLEGSVLTNSFFDRHDETTSGGLHLDAIVRRRAMELFHSDHAIVRLGNIVAASRVVFQALLEPGDTVLSFNLRKKDHVTGLSYNFENYGIEPGSQEIDWGAVRAQAERVKPRLIIFSPVSYPRTIDYQILYEIAQTVDACLWVDISQSVGLVAAKLVPSPVPLADVVTFSTRDSLRGPDGAVLLTKRDIAARMDAAVINTGHEALHMNHLAALGVVLREAGSDRYRSYAAQVVQNAQVLARTLADHGASVLCGGTDTHLVLASAAAGIDTAAAVKAIGQMGIRVKTDNVPTMNSGLFLHALRLSTSNPTTRGMREEDIAYIGSLLAKPLTTILSHEEIEKTRQEILALVKDAPVFSEEWMGDSEG; encoded by the coding sequence ATGAAACGTGCAGAAGTCGTCAGCCATCTCAAAACCTTTGACCCCGAGATCTATAACCTCTTGGAGGAGGAGCGCCAGCGCCAGCACTACACCCTCTCCCTCATGCCGAACATGAACGCCATGTCGCCGTTCGCGAAATATCTTGAGGGCAGTGTGCTCACGAACAGCTTCTTTGACCGCCACGACGAGACCACGAGCGGCGGACTCCACCTCGATGCCATCGTGCGCAGGCGTGCCATGGAGCTTTTCCACAGCGACCATGCCATCGTGCGCCTCGGCAACATCGTCGCCGCCTCGCGCGTTGTCTTTCAGGCACTGCTGGAGCCGGGCGATACAGTCCTCTCCTTCAATCTCAGGAAAAAAGATCACGTCACGGGTCTCTCCTACAACTTTGAGAACTACGGCATCGAGCCGGGCTCGCAGGAGATCGACTGGGGCGCAGTGCGGGCGCAGGCGGAGCGCGTGAAGCCGCGCCTCATCATCTTCTCGCCCGTCAGCTATCCGCGCACGATCGACTATCAGATCCTCTACGAGATTGCACAGACCGTCGATGCCTGCCTCTGGGTCGACATCAGCCAGTCCGTCGGTCTGGTCGCGGCAAAGCTCGTCCCCTCGCCCGTGCCTCTCGCCGATGTCGTCACCTTCTCCACGCGCGACTCGCTCAGAGGACCCGACGGTGCCGTCCTCCTCACGAAGCGCGATATCGCTGCACGCATGGATGCGGCCGTCATCAACACGGGGCATGAGGCGTTGCACATGAACCACCTCGCCGCGCTCGGCGTCGTCCTGCGCGAGGCGGGCAGCGACCGCTACCGCAGCTACGCCGCGCAGGTCGTACAGAACGCGCAGGTGCTCGCGCGCACCCTCGCCGACCACGGCGCCTCCGTCCTCTGCGGCGGCACGGACACCCACCTCGTCCTCGCCTCTGCCGCCGCCGGCATTGATACAGCAGCTGCGGTCAAGGCAATCGGTCAGATGGGCATCCGCGTCAAGACCGACAACGTCCCCACGATGAACTCCGGCCTCTTCCTCCACGCCCTGCGCCTCTCGACCTCGAACCCGACCACGCGAGGTATGCGTGAGGAGGACATCGCCTACATCGGCTCGCTCCTCGCAAAGCCGCTCACCACCATTCTCTCCCACGAGGAGATCGAAAAGACGCGGCAGGAAATCCTCGCCCTCGTCAAGGATGCCCCCGTCTTCTCCGAAGAGTGGATGGGCGACTCCGAGGGCTGA
- a CDS encoding type II toxin-antitoxin system RelB/DinJ family antitoxin, which yields MANALVQFRTDETERTKAAAICAALGMDLPTYLRMCVSRLVRERGIPFHMHLDDAPMIRGIRAMQQASMIAREQGIADTRNAQSIDLTHQEKQKDFIS from the coding sequence ATGGCAAACGCTTTGGTACAATTTCGCACGGATGAGACGGAGCGGACAAAAGCCGCCGCGATCTGTGCCGCACTCGGCATGGATCTCCCGACCTATCTTCGTATGTGCGTGTCCCGCCTCGTCCGTGAGCGCGGGATCCCGTTTCACATGCATCTGGACGACGCGCCGATGATACGCGGCATCCGCGCAATGCAGCAGGCCTCGATGATTGCACGCGAGCAAGGCATTGCAGACACGAGAAATGCTCAATCGATTGATCTGACCCACCAAGAAAAACAGAAGGACTTCATTTCTTGA
- a CDS encoding Ppx/GppA phosphatase family protein has translation MLHAIIDIGSNTIRMAIYQIEGREFTLLLKRKHTVGLAGYLSRGRLVREGVEKTVKILRGFMEFIETFGIAHVHAFATAALRSATNSRAATEEIMRRTGVSIRIISGEEEAAYDFIGATASIAHADGIMVDIGGGSTEIISYAAHEMQGRWSLPIGSLAMSKAHVAGLLPTPDECGCIRAAVADILAGAPDLRALRAQHMIGMGGVLSSASRMHALLYPEEQNRLIDVCHLPAMIGLFSTGQSLSEHDTAVLLRSAPDRLHNIIPGMVIAHTLAATFVAEDILYSDSGVREGYIWKEIIGVEQ, from the coding sequence ATGCTGCACGCAATCATCGACATCGGGTCGAACACCATCCGCATGGCCATCTATCAGATCGAGGGCAGAGAGTTTACCCTTTTGCTGAAGCGCAAGCATACGGTCGGGCTTGCGGGCTATCTCTCGCGCGGCCGGCTCGTGCGTGAGGGCGTCGAAAAGACGGTCAAAATCCTGCGCGGCTTTATGGAGTTCATCGAGACCTTCGGCATCGCGCACGTTCATGCCTTTGCGACGGCAGCGCTGCGCTCTGCCACGAACAGCCGCGCCGCCACGGAGGAGATCATGCGGCGCACGGGCGTCTCCATCCGCATCATCAGCGGCGAGGAGGAGGCGGCATATGACTTTATCGGCGCAACTGCGAGCATTGCGCATGCGGACGGCATCATGGTCGACATTGGCGGCGGCAGCACAGAGATCATCTCCTATGCGGCGCACGAGATGCAGGGGCGTTGGAGTCTCCCGATCGGCTCACTTGCCATGTCGAAGGCGCATGTTGCGGGACTCCTCCCGACCCCCGATGAATGTGGGTGCATCCGCGCGGCAGTCGCGGATATCCTCGCGGGCGCACCCGACCTGCGTGCCTTACGCGCGCAGCACATGATCGGCATGGGCGGGGTGCTCAGCAGTGCGAGCCGCATGCACGCACTCCTCTATCCCGAGGAGCAGAACCGCCTCATCGACGTGTGTCATCTGCCCGCGATGATCGGCCTGTTTTCCACGGGACAGTCCCTCAGTGAGCATGATACCGCCGTTCTCCTGCGCTCCGCACCCGACCGCCTCCACAATATCATCCCCGGCATGGTCATCGCGCACACACTCGCCGCCACCTTCGTCGCCGAGGACATCCTCTACAGCGACTCGGGCGTCAGAGAGGGATATATATGGAAGGAAATCATCGGGGTGGAGCAGTGA
- a CDS encoding pyridoxal-phosphate dependent enzyme yields MHFYCERCKKEYPVATHAYACECGGLFRLYQSAMDAGDRHEAVTLGEVETPLLPLVIDGCRYYFKMEDRQPTGSFKDRGAKRLIGELAHLGIDRVAVDSAGNAGAAVAAYAAAAGIACRVYVPDDISAERAKQITAYGAEVVRVPNGRMNASSVLRAELGSDYYASHVYNPLFADGIKSMAHEIYHELGDTVPDYIFVPVGNGSLLLGLYQGFAEIGRLPHFVGVQSTKCAPVVEAFHELPETPRKNTIAETIRVGAPPRMEDILKALRRSGGDVVAVEDSEILKAAKTLNRRGIYAELTAAAGLAGARAFFADGMPDNYRVIIPVPGSGLKR; encoded by the coding sequence ATGCACTTCTACTGTGAGCGCTGCAAAAAGGAATACCCCGTCGCAACGCACGCCTATGCGTGTGAATGCGGTGGGCTTTTTCGTCTGTATCAGAGCGCGATGGATGCGGGCGACCGCCACGAGGCGGTGACGCTCGGTGAGGTGGAGACGCCACTCCTGCCGCTCGTCATCGACGGCTGCCGCTACTACTTCAAAATGGAGGATCGCCAGCCGACCGGTTCGTTCAAGGATCGCGGGGCGAAGCGCCTCATCGGCGAGCTTGCGCATCTCGGCATCGACCGTGTCGCAGTCGACTCGGCGGGCAATGCGGGCGCGGCGGTCGCGGCATATGCGGCGGCGGCGGGCATTGCGTGCAGGGTCTACGTGCCCGATGACATCTCCGCCGAGCGCGCTAAGCAGATCACGGCGTACGGCGCGGAGGTGGTGCGCGTGCCGAACGGGCGCATGAACGCGAGCAGTGTCCTGCGCGCGGAACTGGGCAGCGACTACTATGCCTCGCACGTCTACAACCCCCTCTTTGCCGACGGAATCAAGAGTATGGCACACGAAATTTATCACGAGCTTGGCGACACGGTGCCCGACTATATCTTTGTCCCTGTCGGGAACGGCTCGCTCCTCCTCGGACTCTACCAGGGCTTTGCCGAGATTGGGCGGCTCCCGCATTTTGTCGGCGTTCAGAGCACAAAGTGTGCACCTGTCGTCGAGGCGTTCCACGAGCTGCCCGAGACGCCGCGCAAGAATACGATTGCCGAGACCATCCGCGTGGGGGCGCCGCCGCGCATGGAGGACATCCTGAAGGCGCTGCGCCGCAGCGGGGGCGATGTTGTCGCCGTCGAGGACAGCGAGATCCTGAAGGCGGCAAAGACCCTCAATCGGCGCGGCATCTACGCCGAGCTGACCGCAGCGGCGGGGCTTGCGGGCGCGCGTGCCTTCTTTGCGGATGGCATGCCCGACAACTATCGCGTCATCATCCCCGTGCCCGGCAGCGGGCTGAAGCGCTAG
- a CDS encoding phosphoethanolamine transferase, whose translation MNLSTERANEWIRAAVAAGAYFLTLIACYINMGQDMGAEYFLPALLPVISVLMLMQYGTGVPLFSRGMLGAMVPGLLWCLTFPLLYTWTYERDWYHSLIFFDFLIGTAQIFALAALGGVLFHLGHKRLTAALLAVLGFLMSLIPMTQIAYYMTVWHALSPASLMALYLTNWHEAGDYIESTVGILPAVLVVVLLLVLIYLSYRSYLVFARCIYPSTEGSRMGSLVLVMIVAAGVHIVLIPECSIAGLYNDVTTYVEETQSYGLHQDERYASLIIDTENTLAARAPGTVIFIIGESASRNYMHYYTPSFPYENTPWMEQMAAEREGFLVYPHTYSCWTQTVPVLERALTEKSQYNDKEFFESASLLDVAKKIGYHTYWFSNQGRYGQFDSAITMVAKTADVAEWTDDSYTFTTKYDEELLPYLTRIDPNVNNFIVLHLMGSHIYYNNRYPDAWAKFTAEDGESAMTSAPSYANSILYTDYILSQVFNYAEKNLNLRAMVYFSDHGENLKISHNPDVFSFDMVRIPFFIYLSPEYRAALPNRAATLESRRDAYFTNDMMYDTVCGLLGAPNNRYDPRQDFSSPAYGFTRETLTTMFGNHALTEDHTDEGADGNSASPVGTGEVANAVSR comes from the coding sequence ATGAATCTTTCGACGGAGCGGGCGAATGAGTGGATTCGCGCAGCAGTCGCGGCGGGCGCATATTTCCTGACGCTGATCGCGTGTTATATCAATATGGGGCAGGATATGGGCGCGGAGTATTTTCTCCCCGCGCTCCTTCCCGTCATCAGCGTGCTGATGCTCATGCAGTATGGGACGGGGGTTCCGCTCTTCTCGCGCGGGATGCTGGGGGCAATGGTGCCGGGACTGCTCTGGTGCCTCACATTCCCCCTGCTCTATACGTGGACGTACGAGCGCGACTGGTACCACTCGCTGATTTTCTTTGACTTTCTCATCGGGACGGCGCAGATATTCGCCCTTGCCGCGCTCGGCGGTGTACTCTTTCACTTGGGGCACAAACGGCTGACGGCGGCGCTGCTCGCCGTGCTCGGCTTTCTCATGTCGCTCATCCCGATGACACAGATCGCATACTATATGACGGTCTGGCACGCGTTGAGTCCCGCGTCGCTCATGGCGCTCTACCTGACGAATTGGCACGAGGCGGGGGACTATATCGAGTCGACGGTGGGGATTCTGCCCGCCGTGCTTGTGGTCGTCCTGCTCCTCGTGCTTATCTATCTGTCATACCGCAGCTACCTTGTGTTTGCACGATGTATCTATCCGAGCACGGAAGGCTCGCGTATGGGCAGTCTCGTCCTCGTCATGATTGTCGCGGCGGGGGTACATATCGTCCTCATCCCGGAGTGCTCGATTGCGGGGCTTTACAATGACGTGACGACGTATGTTGAGGAGACGCAGTCGTACGGACTTCATCAGGATGAGAGGTATGCGTCGCTCATCATTGATACGGAGAATACCCTCGCGGCGCGCGCACCGGGGACGGTCATCTTCATCATCGGTGAGTCGGCATCGCGCAACTATATGCACTACTACACGCCGTCTTTCCCGTACGAGAATACGCCGTGGATGGAGCAGATGGCGGCGGAGCGCGAGGGCTTCCTCGTCTATCCGCACACCTATTCCTGTTGGACGCAGACCGTGCCCGTTCTCGAGCGTGCCCTGACGGAGAAGAGCCAGTACAACGACAAGGAGTTCTTTGAGTCGGCATCCCTGCTCGATGTGGCGAAGAAGATCGGCTATCATACCTACTGGTTCAGCAATCAGGGGCGCTATGGGCAGTTCGACAGTGCGATCACGATGGTCGCAAAGACGGCGGACGTGGCGGAGTGGACGGACGACTCCTACACCTTTACGACAAAGTATGACGAGGAACTGCTCCCGTACCTCACGCGTATTGACCCGAATGTGAACAACTTCATTGTGCTGCATCTGATGGGCAGTCATATCTACTACAACAACCGCTATCCCGATGCATGGGCGAAGTTTACTGCTGAGGACGGCGAATCGGCGATGACAAGCGCACCGTCCTACGCGAACAGCATTCTCTACACGGACTACATCCTCTCGCAGGTCTTCAACTATGCGGAGAAGAATCTGAACCTGCGTGCAATGGTCTATTTCTCCGATCACGGGGAAAACCTGAAGATTTCGCACAACCCCGACGTGTTCAGCTTCGACATGGTGCGCATCCCGTTCTTCATCTATCTCTCCCCCGAGTACCGCGCGGCACTGCCGAATCGTGCAGCGACGCTCGAATCCCGCCGCGATGCGTATTTTACGAACGATATGATGTACGATACGGTCTGCGGACTTCTCGGCGCGCCGAACAATCGCTACGATCCGCGACAGGATTTCTCGAGTCCTGCCTATGGCTTTACGCGCGAGACGCTGACGACCATGTTCGGCAACCACGCGCTGACCGAGGATCATACGGATGAGGGGGCGGATGGTAATTCAGCTTCCCCTGTCGGGACGGGGGAAGTGGCGAACGCAGTGAGCCGATAG
- a CDS encoding 3D domain-containing protein, translating to MKIRKLLLAAKKIMQRARRHRELRRFKGALSLGTALAVTAPLALHAPAEAAHIRVEEGMRGAVVAHVQELLIEGGFLEGAADGVAGPKTRAAIERCQEKHGLTVDGICGQATYLALSGGEPYDPVALGIHEERTHEERAHEVSRGSGRAVYVSATGYSAFDPGNGKHTATGTMVRRGVIAVDPSVIPLGTRVFIPGYGEAVAEDIGGGIHGYRIDVAFDSHAEALMFGRQELEIFIME from the coding sequence ATGAAGATACGGAAACTCCTTTTGGCAGCAAAAAAAATCATGCAGAGGGCGCGGCGGCACAGGGAGCTGCGGCGCTTCAAGGGGGCGTTGTCGCTCGGGACAGCGCTCGCCGTAACGGCACCGCTTGCCCTCCATGCGCCCGCTGAGGCGGCGCATATCCGCGTGGAGGAGGGGATGCGCGGTGCGGTCGTGGCGCATGTGCAGGAACTCCTCATCGAGGGGGGCTTCCTTGAGGGCGCGGCGGACGGCGTTGCAGGACCCAAGACGCGCGCGGCAATCGAGCGATGTCAGGAGAAGCATGGGCTCACGGTGGACGGCATCTGCGGTCAGGCTACCTATCTCGCGCTCTCGGGCGGCGAGCCATATGATCCTGTGGCGCTCGGGATTCACGAGGAGCGCACGCATGAGGAGCGCGCACATGAGGTCAGCCGAGGCAGCGGGCGCGCGGTCTATGTCTCGGCGACGGGCTACAGCGCGTTCGATCCCGGCAACGGCAAGCATACGGCGACGGGGACGATGGTGCGGCGCGGTGTGATTGCGGTCGATCCGTCGGTGATTCCGCTCGGCACGCGCGTCTTCATCCCCGGCTACGGCGAGGCGGTGGCAGAGGACATTGGCGGCGGGATACATGGCTATCGTATCGACGTTGCGTTTGACAGTCATGCTGAAGCATTGATGTTCGGCAGACAGGAACTCGAAATCTTTATCATGGAGTAG
- a CDS encoding menaquinone biosynthesis protein produces the protein MALRLGHIAFLNVLPLTYALAHGAAEGLDILRASPAQLNGRLEAKNLDVSGVSSITYARHAEDLLILPDVCIASDGDVRSVLLVSRTPAEEIKDGRVLLSDKSASSHALLKIILHRAYDAAPRYETRTLVPSNPVPEGAAGALFIGDDALELYHHPPDGIYIYDLAREWKRLTGMRMVFGIWAAARAFAASHPEELCMVHGRIAAAFRDWDRVKDAAIGEVLADGRFTRDELRAYLGSAVVWQLDAETLAGLRLFYQYAAEDGLIARAPEIELARV, from the coding sequence ATGGCATTGCGGCTGGGTCATATTGCGTTCTTGAATGTGCTGCCGCTGACGTATGCGCTCGCGCACGGCGCGGCGGAGGGGCTGGATATCCTGCGCGCCTCGCCCGCGCAGCTGAACGGGCGGCTTGAGGCGAAGAATCTGGATGTGTCGGGGGTGTCCTCGATCACGTATGCGCGGCACGCGGAGGATCTGCTCATCCTGCCGGATGTATGCATTGCGTCCGACGGCGATGTGCGGAGTGTGCTGCTCGTCTCGCGCACCCCTGCGGAGGAGATCAAGGACGGGCGCGTCCTGCTCTCGGATAAATCGGCGTCCTCGCACGCCCTGCTGAAGATCATCCTGCACCGCGCCTACGATGCTGCTCCACGTTACGAGACGCGGACGCTCGTGCCGTCCAATCCCGTGCCCGAGGGGGCGGCGGGCGCGCTCTTCATCGGGGATGATGCGCTCGAACTGTATCATCACCCGCCCGATGGGATCTACATCTACGATCTTGCACGCGAGTGGAAGCGGCTCACGGGCATGCGCATGGTGTTCGGCATCTGGGCGGCGGCGCGCGCGTTTGCGGCGTCGCATCCCGAGGAGCTGTGCATGGTGCACGGGCGGATTGCGGCGGCGTTCCGCGACTGGGATCGGGTGAAGGATGCGGCAATCGGCGAGGTGCTCGCAGACGGGCGGTTCACGCGCGATGAGCTGCGGGCATATCTCGGCAGCGCGGTGGTCTGGCAGCTGGACGCGGAGACGCTTGCGGGGCTGCGGCTTTTCTATCAATACGCGGCAGAGGATGGGCTGATTGCGCGTGCGCCCGAGATCGAGCTTGCCCGTGTTTGA
- a CDS encoding BRO-N domain-containing protein, with protein MENKIQIYENAEFGKVRTMVKNGEPYFVGKDVADILGYSNTRDALAKHVDDEDKNTVAIRDGIQGNPNLTIINESGVYALIFGSKLPKAKQFKRWVTSEVLPSIRKTGSYNTIPKEKQAFKEQELKARMLNARVRESNQYLKIAAQIDIPEYRYILQAKSAEALNGGVPVLPLQEVERKTYSATEIGAMFGVSANKIGKLANAHKLKTPEYGKLFYSKSEHSVKEVETWRYYDSVIPVFEKIFGREAA; from the coding sequence ATGGAAAACAAGATTCAGATTTACGAGAATGCAGAGTTTGGCAAAGTTCGGACTATGGTCAAGAACGGGGAGCCGTATTTCGTTGGTAAGGATGTTGCGGACATTCTCGGGTACAGCAATACCCGCGATGCGTTGGCAAAGCATGTTGACGATGAGGACAAGAATACCGTCGCGATTCGCGACGGTATTCAGGGAAACCCGAATTTGACCATCATCAACGAATCTGGTGTCTATGCGCTTATTTTCGGCTCGAAACTTCCCAAGGCAAAACAGTTCAAGCGTTGGGTCACGTCCGAAGTCCTGCCCTCCATCCGCAAGACCGGCTCGTATAACACCATTCCGAAAGAGAAGCAGGCATTCAAGGAGCAGGAACTCAAAGCCCGTATGCTGAACGCTCGTGTGCGTGAGTCGAACCAGTACCTCAAGATCGCCGCGCAGATCGACATCCCCGAGTACCGCTACATCCTGCAGGCGAAGTCGGCAGAGGCACTCAACGGCGGCGTTCCTGTCCTGCCTTTGCAGGAAGTCGAGCGCAAGACGTACTCCGCAACGGAGATCGGCGCGATGTTCGGCGTGTCGGCAAACAAGATCGGCAAGCTCGCGAACGCGCACAAGCTCAAGACGCCCGAGTACGGCAAGCTGTTCTACAGCAAGTCCGAGCACAGCGTGAAGGAAGTCGAGACATGGCGCTACTATGACAGCGTCATCCCCGTGTTTGAGAAGATTTTCGGACGGGAGGCGGCGTGA
- a CDS encoding CopG family transcriptional regulator, which produces MSPQIGRPKADNPKDIRYSVRLDADTESRLQAYCEKVNITKGEAIRRGIELLLGQKK; this is translated from the coding sequence ATGAGTCCACAAATCGGACGCCCAAAAGCGGATAATCCTAAAGACATTCGATATAGCGTTAGGCTAGACGCTGATACAGAATCTCGCTTGCAAGCCTATTGTGAGAAAGTGAACATCACAAAAGGGGAAGCGATACGTCGAGGAATCGAACTGCTTTTAGGGCAAAAGAAATAG
- a CDS encoding glycoprotease — MLERAKSAATKHKTALLAILCILLVLLVGIAYAIGRHSAAEQTAVEKPTVMKQEETQDAERLRAQLDISKSNAEALQRRLAEVQAGQRAPAATYYVQAPTVERAAQVVERQIKEDNPSLPRAAREKTDRTVVTPITQDKDGKDLPPADQKVDVYKINLRKDHRIKAGASVIDGKALMTIGYEQGRFEALAHFDGSRYKGATVMYNVAEW; from the coding sequence ATGCTTGAACGGGCAAAGAGTGCTGCTACAAAGCACAAAACAGCTCTTCTGGCAATCCTGTGCATCCTGCTTGTCTTGCTTGTCGGCATCGCATACGCCATCGGCAGACACTCCGCAGCAGAGCAGACCGCAGTGGAAAAGCCCACCGTCATGAAGCAGGAGGAGACGCAAGACGCTGAGCGGCTGCGGGCGCAGCTCGACATCTCCAAGAGCAACGCAGAGGCCTTGCAGCGGAGACTTGCGGAGGTACAGGCGGGGCAGCGTGCTCCAGCGGCTACATACTACGTACAGGCGCCGACCGTGGAGCGCGCGGCGCAGGTGGTCGAGCGGCAGATCAAGGAGGACAATCCGTCACTGCCACGGGCGGCACGGGAAAAGACAGATCGGACGGTCGTTACGCCGATCACGCAGGACAAGGACGGGAAAGACCTGCCACCGGCAGATCAGAAGGTTGACGTATACAAGATCAACCTCCGAAAAGACCATCGCATCAAGGCGGGTGCATCCGTCATTGACGGCAAGGCGCTCATGACCATCGGCTATGAGCAGGGCCGCTTCGAGGCGTTGGCGCATTTCGATGGGTCACGCTATAAGGGCGCGACCGTCATGTATAACGTCGCTGAGTGGTAA
- a CDS encoding peptidoglycan recognition protein family protein — translation MERVPVVDTYLDIDYDDLKTRGVTDKIVIHHTGNPSDDDLSAAEIDASHKGQGWTCIGYHYVIRKDGTVEQGRPHWTVGAHAYRHNSYTIGIHVCGNFEEAEPTPAQIESAAMLLANLCTDYGLPIDRDHVVGHRELMSTACPGEYLYEMMDTIVGKANFYAAQ, via the coding sequence ATGGAGAGAGTACCAGTTGTTGATACATATCTTGATATTGACTACGACGACCTGAAAACGCGCGGCGTGACCGATAAAATCGTCATCCATCACACGGGCAATCCTTCGGATGACGACCTCTCGGCGGCGGAGATTGACGCCTCACACAAGGGGCAGGGCTGGACGTGCATCGGCTACCACTACGTCATCCGTAAGGACGGCACAGTGGAGCAGGGGCGCCCGCATTGGACGGTGGGTGCGCACGCATACAGGCACAATTCCTATACCATCGGCATCCATGTCTGCGGCAACTTCGAGGAGGCAGAACCTACGCCCGCACAGATCGAGAGCGCGGCGATGCTGCTTGCAAACCTCTGTACGGACTATGGGCTGCCGATTGACCGCGACCACGTTGTCGGGCACCGTGAGCTGATGTCGACGGCGTGCCCGGGGGAGTATCTCTATGAGATGATGGATACGATTGTCGGCAAGGCGAATTTCTATGCGGCGCAGTGA